A window of Prolixibacter sp. SD074 contains these coding sequences:
- a CDS encoding NAD(P)-dependent oxidoreductase, whose amino-acid sequence MKIAFIGLGIMGSRMAKNLVKENLDVTVYNRTRSAADQLVKLGATMSKSAADAVKDADVVISMLSTPGVVHDIAFSDSGFVKHMKQNALWVDCTTVDPGFSRDAAAKARSYNVRFMDAPVSGSKIPAEKGELVFLVGGAAHDMQEVQSLFDIMGKKTVHAGDTGMGTSLKMLVNSQLAQAMAVFAESVVLGEKMGFSRDFLLEFLSALPVTPPFIKAKADKIKLNDYSVEFPLEWMQKDLHLLGLTAYDNGVPQFMASVASEIYASAKADGFARDDFSAIIKSLEKRAK is encoded by the coding sequence ATGAAAATCGCATTTATCGGATTAGGAATTATGGGAAGCCGGATGGCTAAAAATCTGGTAAAAGAGAATCTGGATGTAACGGTTTACAACCGGACGCGCTCAGCCGCCGACCAACTGGTCAAACTAGGCGCCACTATGTCTAAATCGGCAGCTGATGCTGTTAAGGACGCAGACGTGGTCATTTCGATGCTCTCAACGCCAGGCGTGGTTCACGATATTGCCTTTAGCGACTCAGGTTTTGTTAAACACATGAAGCAAAACGCTCTTTGGGTGGATTGCACGACTGTCGATCCCGGTTTTTCGCGCGACGCCGCAGCCAAAGCCAGAAGCTACAACGTCCGCTTCATGGATGCACCGGTAAGCGGAAGCAAAATCCCGGCTGAAAAAGGTGAACTCGTATTCCTGGTAGGTGGGGCCGCTCATGACATGCAAGAGGTTCAATCGCTATTCGATATCATGGGAAAGAAAACAGTTCACGCTGGGGATACCGGAATGGGAACTTCACTGAAAATGTTGGTCAATTCACAACTGGCCCAAGCCATGGCCGTTTTTGCCGAGTCGGTTGTTTTGGGTGAAAAGATGGGGTTCTCCCGCGACTTTCTGCTCGAGTTCCTATCAGCCCTGCCGGTAACGCCTCCATTTATCAAGGCAAAAGCCGACAAAATTAAATTGAACGACTATTCGGTTGAGTTTCCTTTGGAGTGGATGCAAAAGGACCTTCACCTGCTTGGATTGACTGCATATGACAACGGTGTGCCACAATTTATGGCATCGGTAGCCAGCGAAATTTATGCATCGGCAAAAGCAGACGGTTTTGCCCGGGATGATTTCTCCGCTATAATTAAATCGCTTGAAAAACGGGCAAAATAG
- a CDS encoding CAP domain-containing protein produces the protein MKIIPFFALLIVSFNLFHGIALFQNVPGPEVTLDQKIRAYHISREKFAYYQVLNNKEHRLGTYRDDDLMLLSKIILLQRINESREKYHVPSLKLDILASRVANKMSRESCDNGYYGHWNLAGERPYHRYAFAGGTDHLSENASALITTGRISPDFDDIVKLMENAHSGFMEEKAPGDGHKQTVIGPFHNYVGIGTAWCGQGFRYYEEYLDRYLQFGPFQQTIKKGETAAIQFRLLDKKLYPYVIIGYYEPPLKPMSRAQINRLNSYNDFTEAIAFQLWPWEIPSANRDGYITLRKRFTKKGLYYIQVYLSKEPYQGGRRASSRGKIQASGIVIKVE, from the coding sequence ATGAAAATCATTCCATTTTTTGCTTTACTTATTGTTTCCTTCAATCTCTTTCACGGGATTGCGTTGTTCCAAAATGTGCCAGGACCTGAAGTTACTTTGGACCAAAAAATCAGGGCTTATCATATTTCACGGGAAAAATTTGCCTACTACCAGGTCCTGAACAACAAAGAACACCGGTTAGGTACCTACCGGGATGACGATTTAATGCTTTTATCAAAGATCATCCTGCTACAGCGCATCAACGAAAGCCGGGAAAAATATCATGTCCCTTCACTGAAACTGGATATTCTGGCCAGCCGCGTAGCCAACAAAATGAGCCGCGAATCGTGTGACAATGGCTATTATGGCCACTGGAACCTGGCCGGTGAGAGACCTTACCACCGATACGCTTTTGCCGGCGGTACCGACCATTTATCGGAAAATGCTTCTGCTTTAATTACGACCGGACGGATTTCGCCTGATTTCGACGATATTGTCAAATTAATGGAGAATGCTCACTCTGGTTTCATGGAAGAGAAGGCCCCTGGTGATGGCCACAAGCAAACAGTCATCGGCCCGTTTCATAACTACGTTGGAATTGGGACAGCCTGGTGCGGGCAAGGCTTCCGGTATTACGAAGAATACCTCGACCGCTATCTACAGTTTGGTCCGTTTCAGCAAACCATCAAAAAGGGAGAAACGGCTGCGATACAATTCCGATTGCTGGATAAGAAGCTTTACCCGTATGTCATCATCGGCTACTATGAACCGCCGCTGAAGCCCATGAGCCGCGCCCAAATCAACCGATTGAACAGCTACAATGACTTCACCGAAGCGATTGCCTTCCAGTTATGGCCCTGGGAAATTCCATCCGCCAATCGCGACGGTTATATCACTCTCCGGAAACGCTTCACCAAAAAAGGGCTGTACTACATTCAGGTTTATCTGAGTAAAGAACCATATCAAGGTGGAAGGAGAGCCAGTAGCCGTGGAAAAATCCAGGCTTCAGGAATTGTCATCAAGGTAGAATAA
- a CDS encoding rubrerythrin family protein produces the protein MMKKEISSLLLAFVLMLGITPAFAAENTQTVKDLQDAFTGESTAHAKYAAFAKKAKEEGYPKIALLFDAASRAEKVHAGNHQSALKQLGAEVPEVNPEFDVKSTRENLKNAIEGESYEVATMYPNFLKDASNEKVNIAMMSFNYAFQTEKKHKELYENALNSLDNNQVNSMPSLYQVCLVCGNTYAGQGPARCGICMTPNEKFVTLKL, from the coding sequence ATGATGAAAAAAGAAATTTCTTCCCTGTTACTGGCATTTGTATTAATGCTGGGGATTACACCTGCTTTTGCAGCAGAAAATACACAAACCGTGAAAGATTTACAGGACGCTTTCACGGGTGAGAGCACAGCACATGCCAAGTATGCGGCTTTCGCCAAAAAGGCAAAAGAAGAAGGCTATCCAAAAATTGCATTGTTATTTGACGCTGCCTCGAGAGCCGAAAAAGTCCACGCAGGAAACCATCAATCGGCATTGAAGCAGTTGGGTGCCGAAGTTCCGGAAGTAAATCCGGAGTTTGATGTGAAAAGTACGCGTGAAAATTTGAAGAATGCCATCGAGGGAGAATCGTACGAGGTGGCAACGATGTATCCTAACTTTTTGAAAGATGCATCGAACGAAAAGGTAAACATCGCCATGATGTCATTCAACTACGCATTCCAGACAGAGAAAAAGCACAAAGAGTTGTATGAAAATGCACTTAATTCATTGGATAATAATCAGGTAAATAGTATGCCGTCGCTTTACCAGGTTTGTTTGGTCTGTGGCAACACCTATGCCGGACAAGGTCCAGCCCGTTGCGGTATTTGCATGACGCCGAATGAAAAATTTGTTACACTGAAACTTTAA
- a CDS encoding cell wall metabolism sensor histidine kinase WalK codes for MRLSYSNRIALYYMGTTAILTMVVFFFIYMVVHQSVYRHLDSELTAEANELNGDVVLLSDEIVFTNRYEWNENEHGQVEVNPTFIQVSDEDGQIVRRTPNLSGDSLNVYMHRKTRFFINSTLSKQPVRQLQSPIFDSLNELKGYVEIAVPIEGTLVVMRNLRGVLILAFPIVLVLLFFTTSLIARRSIHPVYRLTETAEKISRENLSERIPLPLHKDELYTLTQTINQLLERLEDAVIREEQFTSDASHELRTPLSILKGTLEVMLRKNREPEYYIEKISSSLSEVNRMSDLVDKLLLLARYEGDEAPVNLSNVGVQDLLEGVLARFESRFAENNLQLALDLTPEIVLQTDRFMVEQIVENLITNAIKYSPANSKISISLKKQGKIASLTIADEGPGIPEHALNGIFDRFYRVDESRNSVIEGNGLGLALVRRFCGLLHIRPEVESGPGKGTRFTLYFPQENRVETDIFI; via the coding sequence ATGAGACTTAGCTATAGCAACCGAATTGCTCTGTATTACATGGGAACCACTGCAATTTTGACGATGGTGGTGTTTTTTTTCATATACATGGTGGTACATCAAAGTGTATATCGGCATCTCGATTCGGAACTGACAGCAGAAGCAAATGAATTAAACGGTGATGTGGTATTGTTGAGTGACGAAATTGTCTTTACCAATCGTTATGAGTGGAACGAAAACGAACATGGGCAGGTTGAGGTAAATCCTACCTTTATACAGGTGAGTGATGAGGATGGACAGATTGTGCGGCGCACACCTAATCTGTCCGGTGATTCGCTGAATGTTTATATGCACCGGAAAACGCGGTTTTTTATTAACAGCACACTTTCCAAACAGCCGGTCCGGCAATTGCAGTCACCGATTTTTGATTCGTTGAATGAATTGAAAGGCTACGTCGAAATTGCTGTTCCGATCGAAGGTACCCTGGTTGTCATGAGGAACTTACGAGGCGTATTAATTCTGGCGTTTCCGATTGTCCTGGTGCTGCTCTTTTTTACAACAAGCCTCATTGCCCGCCGAAGTATCCATCCGGTGTACAGGTTGACCGAAACAGCAGAAAAAATAAGCAGGGAGAATTTGAGTGAACGCATTCCGTTGCCTTTGCACAAAGACGAACTTTATACGCTCACCCAGACAATCAATCAATTGCTGGAACGACTGGAAGATGCCGTAATTCGCGAAGAGCAATTTACATCAGATGCTTCCCATGAATTGCGGACACCACTTTCTATTTTGAAGGGAACACTGGAGGTGATGCTGAGGAAAAATCGTGAGCCGGAATATTACATCGAAAAAATCAGTAGCAGTTTATCCGAAGTGAACCGGATGTCGGATTTGGTGGACAAGCTCTTACTGCTGGCCCGGTACGAAGGGGATGAAGCTCCGGTTAATTTGTCGAATGTCGGTGTTCAGGATTTGCTGGAAGGTGTCCTGGCCCGGTTCGAAAGCCGGTTTGCTGAAAATAATTTACAGTTAGCACTGGATTTGACACCGGAGATTGTTCTGCAAACCGATCGGTTTATGGTAGAGCAAATTGTGGAGAATTTGATTACGAATGCCATTAAATACAGTCCGGCCAATTCAAAAATATCTATCTCTCTGAAGAAACAGGGAAAAATTGCCAGCCTGACGATAGCCGATGAAGGTCCCGGTATTCCCGAACATGCATTGAATGGGATTTTTGACCGCTTTTACCGTGTTGACGAATCCCGGAATTCCGTTATCGAAGGTAATGGCCTTGGCCTGGCGCTGGTCCGTCGATTTTGCGGATTGCTGCACATTCGGCCGGAAGTGGAGAGTGGGCCCGGAAAAGGTACCCGGTTTACCTTGTACTTTCCTCAAGAAAATCGTGTAGAAACGGATATTTTTATCTGA
- a CDS encoding response regulator transcription factor yields MRILVIEDEPGIARFLKEGLEEESFAVDVAEDGIKGQEMAMDNGEEYDLLLVDWMLPGMSGVEIVRQIREEGLQMPVIFLTARDTVQDAVFALEMGANDYIRKPFSFEELLARIRVQLREPSGETSRLSTGKLVMDLNTHRVFRGEEEIQLTQKEFALLEFLLRNKGKACSRTRIIEHVWDIHFDYDTSVIDVYINSLRKKIDQKDEPGFIRTIRGVGYIIQED; encoded by the coding sequence ATGCGTATTTTGGTCATTGAAGATGAGCCTGGTATTGCCAGGTTCCTGAAAGAGGGCCTCGAAGAAGAATCTTTCGCCGTTGATGTAGCAGAAGATGGAATTAAGGGACAGGAGATGGCTATGGATAATGGTGAAGAGTACGATTTATTACTGGTCGATTGGATGTTGCCCGGGATGAGCGGTGTGGAGATTGTTCGGCAGATTCGTGAAGAAGGCCTGCAAATGCCGGTCATTTTTCTGACAGCTCGCGATACCGTGCAAGATGCTGTATTCGCGCTGGAAATGGGAGCCAACGATTATATTCGAAAACCTTTTTCGTTTGAAGAGTTGTTGGCCAGGATAAGGGTTCAGTTACGCGAGCCTTCAGGCGAAACTTCCCGTTTAAGTACCGGAAAATTGGTCATGGATTTGAATACGCATCGGGTTTTTCGTGGTGAGGAAGAAATTCAATTAACGCAAAAAGAGTTCGCGTTGTTGGAATTTTTGCTTCGGAACAAGGGTAAGGCTTGCTCCCGTACCCGGATAATTGAGCATGTGTGGGATATCCATTTCGATTATGATACGTCTGTGATTGATGTGTACATCAATTCTCTTCGAAAGAAAATCGATCAGAAAGATGAGCCTGGATTTATCCGCACCATCCGTGGTGTCGGTTACATTATACAGGAGGACTAA
- a CDS encoding DUF2231 domain-containing protein: protein MIDISHIHPMLVHFPIALLLAGFFSDVLGLFVKKEFFTRAGFYLLILGTLGAIAAVITGHMAGDGIEAGALGQAVEVHEDAGTLTLWLALITSAFRIVLVWFKKYRGALKTLALVFFLATVLSVARTGYYGGELVYKHAAGVELSFGNN from the coding sequence ATGATTGATATTTCGCACATCCACCCTATGTTGGTACACTTCCCCATTGCGTTGTTACTGGCTGGATTTTTCTCAGATGTCCTTGGGCTGTTTGTAAAGAAGGAATTCTTTACCCGTGCCGGATTTTATTTATTAATTTTGGGAACGCTCGGGGCAATTGCTGCAGTTATTACCGGGCACATGGCAGGTGATGGCATTGAAGCGGGCGCATTGGGACAAGCCGTTGAAGTGCACGAAGATGCCGGAACATTGACATTGTGGCTCGCCTTAATCACTTCGGCTTTTCGGATTGTTCTGGTTTGGTTTAAAAAATACAGGGGTGCATTAAAAACTTTGGCACTGGTTTTTTTTCTCGCGACCGTTTTGTCAGTTGCCCGTACCGGATATTATGGAGGTGAGTTGGTATACAAACATGCTGCCGGCGTCGAACTCAGTTTCGGAAACAACTAA
- a CDS encoding 1-phosphofructokinase family hexose kinase, which translates to MILTVTLNPAIDKILILNGFEIHKLHRLDSREMSMTVPGGKGVNIALNLKILGDDTIATGFAGGHEGHLLCDSLRQHGITTSFIFTEGSTRTNTSILDTQHETLTEINDFGQEIPEDDLVFLLESYERLLNRVDMVVLAGSLPKGVIEDVYRQMIVMAQGHGVKVVLHAAPKYIDPLIDYGPFLINPDMRSFHHFMGRPLDGIGAFLQAGREIISYQKDTEFVIFTHRIENVVAVTRKQSYILRPKDLKIVNMLGYADAYLAGFIHAYRQNLTTADVLRYASAAGLTNIEALYKEIRNTGQITANLERIDVEEVS; encoded by the coding sequence ATGATACTAACCGTCACATTAAATCCGGCCATTGACAAAATTCTAATCCTGAACGGGTTTGAAATTCATAAGTTGCACCGGCTCGACAGCCGGGAAATGAGTATGACGGTTCCCGGGGGGAAAGGCGTCAACATTGCTTTGAACCTGAAAATATTGGGCGATGATACGATAGCAACAGGCTTTGCCGGTGGTCATGAAGGACATTTACTTTGTGACTCTTTGCGGCAACACGGCATTACAACCAGTTTTATCTTTACTGAAGGTTCCACCCGTACCAATACTTCCATTCTGGATACGCAACATGAAACGCTGACCGAAATAAACGACTTTGGACAGGAGATTCCGGAAGACGACCTGGTATTCTTGCTGGAAAGCTATGAACGACTTCTCAATCGGGTCGATATGGTTGTCCTGGCTGGTTCGCTTCCCAAAGGTGTAATCGAAGATGTGTACCGTCAAATGATTGTCATGGCCCAGGGGCACGGCGTCAAAGTGGTTTTGCATGCCGCGCCCAAATACATTGACCCGTTAATTGATTACGGACCATTTCTCATCAACCCGGATATGCGCAGTTTCCATCATTTCATGGGCCGTCCGCTCGATGGTATCGGTGCATTCCTGCAAGCAGGAAGAGAAATCATTTCCTACCAGAAGGATACAGAGTTTGTTATTTTCACACACCGGATTGAAAATGTCGTGGCGGTTACCCGGAAACAGTCTTACATTTTACGTCCCAAAGATTTAAAAATTGTCAATATGCTGGGCTATGCCGATGCTTACCTCGCGGGATTTATTCATGCCTACCGGCAAAATCTCACGACGGCTGATGTTCTCCGGTACGCATCAGCTGCCGGGCTGACCAACATCGAAGCGCTGTACAAAGAGATACGCAATACCGGGCAAATTACGGCCAACCTTGAACGCATTGATGTGGAGGAAGTATCATGA
- a CDS encoding HPP family protein: MKDFIYRDILSVNEHSDLRRVIITMKRHRICAIPVVNQLGEYVGCISEQDILNASVPHYMKSMYNTFFMADLDHIVGHLHDLLDEEAIKFTDSSYPTVTPNDSMSYAADLLFRSKKAALPVLEGKLLIGLITRIEILTVSLNGNKLS, translated from the coding sequence GTGAAAGATTTCATATACAGGGATATTCTGTCAGTCAACGAGCATTCGGATTTGCGGCGGGTCATCATCACCATGAAGCGGCACAGGATATGCGCTATTCCAGTTGTCAATCAGTTGGGAGAATATGTAGGCTGCATCAGTGAACAAGATATCCTCAATGCATCGGTCCCGCACTACATGAAATCGATGTACAATACTTTTTTCATGGCCGATTTGGACCACATCGTCGGACATTTACATGATTTGTTGGACGAAGAAGCAATTAAGTTCACTGATTCAAGCTATCCAACAGTGACACCAAACGATTCCATGTCGTATGCTGCCGATCTGCTATTCCGATCAAAAAAAGCAGCCTTACCGGTCCTGGAAGGAAAATTGCTGATAGGACTGATAACGCGAATCGAAATACTAACCGTATCCCTCAATGGAAACAAACTAAGCTAA
- a CDS encoding SLC13 family permease produces the protein MTEFLSWHLDTIHIITTLVIFILTFVFITTETLPNAIAAMVGAFLLVAFHIINQEEAIDAIDFETIGLLSGMMMTVAVMRKSGLFEYIAIKSIKLTGGSPWRILVVLSIVTAILSAFLDNVTTVLIIVPLTFAVADTLKINPMPLLISEILFSNIGGAATLIGDPPNIMIGGATNLDFMDFIQNNTPVILVVSVVTFFLLRLIYHKKLAGLVADKEKIQAFDEKRAIQNKRFFYTTLTVFLVIITLFITHQVHKIDLATLAIGGGFTMMMVTKQDPGEILKEVEWATLFFFIGLFIIIGGLEKTGVISFLADKMVEVTHGEVEPAAQLVLWMSALSTTFINSIPYTATMISVIQEMAINPGQSIEPVWWALSLGACLGGNGTLIGAAANIIVAGFTQKTPYPIKFKEYFKIGFPLMLVSIVITSLYLYIRYF, from the coding sequence ATGACGGAATTCCTAAGCTGGCATCTTGACACCATCCATATCATCACCACCCTGGTTATCTTCATTCTAACGTTTGTATTCATTACAACCGAAACACTTCCTAATGCCATTGCAGCCATGGTTGGGGCCTTTCTACTGGTGGCCTTTCATATCATCAACCAGGAAGAAGCTATTGATGCAATAGATTTTGAAACTATCGGTTTGCTTAGTGGTATGATGATGACAGTAGCCGTTATGCGAAAATCCGGGTTGTTCGAGTACATCGCTATTAAGAGCATTAAACTTACTGGCGGAAGCCCGTGGCGGATTCTGGTGGTCCTGTCTATCGTTACCGCGATTTTGTCGGCATTCCTCGACAATGTCACGACCGTTTTAATCATCGTCCCGTTGACTTTCGCGGTAGCCGACACCCTGAAAATTAATCCAATGCCGTTGCTGATCTCCGAAATACTCTTTTCGAATATCGGTGGGGCTGCAACACTGATTGGCGATCCGCCTAACATCATGATAGGTGGCGCTACCAACCTCGATTTTATGGACTTCATTCAAAATAATACACCGGTTATTCTTGTTGTTTCTGTTGTTACTTTTTTCCTGCTCCGCTTGATCTACCACAAAAAGCTGGCCGGTTTGGTAGCCGACAAAGAGAAGATTCAGGCTTTCGACGAAAAAAGGGCCATCCAGAACAAACGTTTTTTCTACACTACACTGACCGTCTTTCTCGTCATCATCACACTATTCATCACCCATCAAGTGCACAAGATCGACCTCGCGACATTAGCCATTGGTGGTGGTTTTACCATGATGATGGTGACCAAACAGGACCCCGGGGAAATACTGAAAGAAGTAGAATGGGCCACGCTTTTCTTCTTTATTGGCCTGTTCATTATTATTGGTGGCCTCGAAAAAACCGGCGTCATCAGCTTCCTGGCAGACAAAATGGTAGAAGTAACTCACGGAGAAGTAGAACCGGCGGCTCAACTTGTGCTATGGATGTCGGCATTGTCGACCACCTTCATCAACAGTATTCCTTACACAGCTACAATGATATCGGTGATCCAGGAGATGGCTATCAATCCGGGCCAGAGTATTGAACCCGTCTGGTGGGCATTGTCTTTAGGGGCATGTCTGGGTGGAAACGGGACCTTGATTGGTGCTGCTGCTAACATTATTGTAGCCGGATTTACCCAAAAAACGCCCTATCCAATAAAATTCAAAGAGTATTTCAAGATCGGCTTCCCGTTGATGCTGGTCTCCATTGTTATCACTTCATTGTACCTGTACATACGTTATTTCTAA